From Sporosarcina sp. 6E9, a single genomic window includes:
- a CDS encoding DUF5348 domain-containing protein, whose protein sequence is MKLVEDTVESYRKAGSTIKRLLKEMDELMDNINIFDINSEDVQRYFTLYKAKLALEEAYTSIVDLSKEIQLEGYLRKNERGRYELNGFELTSGGLIDIWREDLEMKDGGYYVLSRIEHHATDYYCVDMPEAMLEGLKARYRVSPLSI, encoded by the coding sequence ATGAAGTTAGTAGAAGATACCGTAGAAAGTTACCGCAAAGCAGGTAGTACAATAAAACGGCTTTTGAAGGAAATGGATGAACTGATGGATAACATCAATATTTTCGATATTAATTCGGAAGATGTGCAAAGGTATTTCACGCTGTATAAAGCTAAATTAGCACTTGAAGAAGCATATACATCAATTGTTGATTTGAGTAAGGAAATTCAACTTGAAGGATATTTGCGTAAAAATGAACGAGGCCGGTATGAATTAAACGGTTTTGAGTTAACAAGTGGCGGATTGATTGATATTTGGCGTGAAGATCTAGAAATGAAGGATGGAGGTTATTATGTTCTTAGCAGGATTGAACACCATGCAACGGATTATTACTGTGTTGATATGCCTGAGGCGATGTTGGAAGGATTGAAAGCGCGTTACAGGGTATCACCGTTATCAATTTAA